The stretch of DNA aactacggtcctgggtacctcgcaagtgtcacttctacaagtacagttattagactacaacacaatatatttgctcatttgggtactttatcgtcatgttgaccatccctgcagaagaaaaattcttgtttttttttctgaaatcaggcgaaaattaatgcgcgcgttgatgtcatccataaaatttacttgctgtggccttatgttgtacacagacaaacacgcaTACATAATAGCCTGCTGCAGGACCAACGGAAAATGCCAGGTGAACCatttttgaacttgaccttctttttcACAACCGCTACTAACGTACAAAATATAATGGAGATTCATTCATCATCTAAGCTTCTCGAGTCCATAGCCAAACGTACACTTGAAAATACaaagcttgctgcagtacccttggaaaatgccattttcaaacttgacctcCATTTTTACAACTTCTACAtagctacaaaatatcatgaagatattCACAATGTCCAGTATCTCGCCACTACTGTATGATATCCACAACCAAACGAACAAAAGTACAAAGCTCACTGCAGCACCGTacgaaaacgccaggtaaactattttcaaacttgaccttccttttcaaTTCACGACCTCTTATCTACTTATCCATAAAACACTATTATCATGATGAAGATTCATTCTCAGCCCCTAGAGTATGTGTtgtgcacaaacacacaaaaatatttagcctgctgcagtaccgcaggAAAACGCTAGGTCAACCCGTTTaaaacttgacctttcttttttaCAAGCACCACAAACCGACTAAATATCATGAAGCTCGCTGTACAACCTCTCAAGTGTTATGCTGGTGACCCACTTACAGACCCACCACACTATGGTCCAACTGAAAACGGACGTGTCTATTTTACTATTTTAGATGGGTGCACTGGACGAGTCCAGTCTTGCATAGggtgcatttttacatttattttttagACTAGAGTGATTATGCAAGGACCTTTTTTGATGTTTCGGACTGCTTCATTTTACACAGGGGTGTCGGCTGAGACAGTCAATTCCTGACAGTTTAATTTATACAGAACAACACTCTGCCACAACTGCGCACGAAATCTAACTTTGTAATAGTTACACCACGAATATAAACAACTAAAAACTGCTATATCACTGAATCTGTGGTGGCATCGTTGTGCCATATGGCCTATCGATTTTACAGAACTCTTGATGAATTTTGTTGATAAAAAACGAATCATTTTCAATCTTTGTGTATTTGTCGTCTTTTCAGTCAGACATGTACTTGTATGCTtttcatgatattcccattatgaagaaaatgatgcAGAGACGCCGCCAACGTGATATACTCgctaaacaaaaacacagtttctAATCTTCCTAAATGGCACTTATGTACTGAAAATCGTTCTGTTATTAAATATGGCCAGAGCGCTAAAGCATTGTCTTGATCCTAGCCGAGGCGTTTCCATGTTGTAACGGTTTATCACTTTAAAGGTCCTTTTTGTTCTCGATAATGCAAAAGTACGGATGTTAATTAAactactttcaacacttgaatatcaaagtaaaacccgtgggcaaaaggtaaaaagtgatttgagtacccaaaattactttgtaacttttctacatacgaatgaaggctcacctgggggataacggCTAatgctaagcgaacccttcggtaaccgcaaaaaaagcgaccccttacgatcggacttccgaagcttcaaacaaaatgtgcgttactttcaacacttgaatatcaaagtaaaacccgtgggcaaaaggtaaaaagtgatttgagtacccaaaattactttgtaacttttctacatacgaatgaaggctcacctgggggataaccgctaaccgctaagcgaacccttcggtaaccgcaaaaaaagcgaccccttacgatcggacttccgaagtttcaaacaaaatgtgcgttactttcaacacttgaatatcaaagtaaaacccgtgggcaaaaggtaaaaagtgatttgagtacccaaaattactttgtaacttttctacatacgaatgaaggctcacctggggaataaccgctaaccgctaagcgaacccttcggtaaccgcaaaaaaagcgaccccttacgaaacccgtgggcaaaaggtaaaaagtgatttgagtacccaaaattactttgtaacttttctacatacgaatgaaggctcacctggggaataaccgctaaccgctaagcgaacccttcggtaaccgcaaaaaaagcgaccccttacgatcgaacttccgaaatttcaaacaaaatgtgcgttactttcaactcttgaatattatagtaaaacccgtgggcaaaaggtaaaaagtgatttgagtacccaaaattactttgtaacttttctacatacgaatgaaggctcacctgggggataaccgctaaccgctaagcgaacccttcggtaaccgcaaaaaaagcgaccccttacgatcggacttccgaaatttcaaacaaaatgtgcgttactttcaactcTTGAATagcaaagtaaaacccgtgggcgaaaggtaaaaagtgatttgagtacccaaaattactttgtaacttttctacatacgaatgaaggctcacctgggggataaccgctaaccgctaagcgaacccttcggtaaccgcaaaaaaagcgaccccttacgatcggacttccgaaatttcaaataaaatgtgcgttactttcaacacttgaatatcaaagtaaaacccgtgggcaaaaggtaaaaagtgatttgagtacccaaaattactttgtaacttttctacatacgaatgaaggctcacctgggggattaccgctaaccgctaagcgaacccttcggtaaccgcaaaaaaagcgaccccttacgatcggacttccgaagtttcaaacaaaatgtgcgttactttcaacacttgaatatcataagaaaacccgtgggcaaaaggtaaaaagtgatttgagtacccaaaattactttgtaacttttctacatacgaatgaaggctgacctgggggataacctctaaccgctaagcgaacccttcggtgaccccttacgatctgacttccgaaatttcaaacaaaatgtgcgttactttcaacacttgagtatcatagtaaaacccgtgggcaaaaggtaaaaagtgatttgagtacccaatattactttgtaacttttctacatacgaatgaaggctcacctgggggattaccgctaaccgctaagcgaacccttcggtaaccgcaaaaaaagcgaccccttacgatcggacttccgaagtttcaaacaaaatgtgcgttactttcaacacttgaatatcaaagtaaaacccgtgggcaaaaggtaaaaagtgatttgagtacccaaaattactttgtaacttttctacatacgaatgaaggctcacctgggggataaccgctaaccgctaagcgaacccttcggtaaccgcaaaaaaagcgaccccttacgatcggacttccgaaatttcaaacaaaatgtgcgttactttcaactcTTGAATagcaaagtaaaacccgtgggcgaaaggtaaaaagtgatttgagtacccaaaattactttgtaacttttctacatacgaatgaaggctcacctggggaataaccgctaaccgctaagcgaacccttcggtaaccgcaaaaaagcgaccccttacgatcggacttccgaaatttcaaacaaaatgtgcgttactttcaactcttgaatattatagtaaaacccgtgggcgaaaggtaaaaagtgatttgagtacccaaaattactttgtaacttttctacatacgaatgaaggctcacctgggggaaaACCGCTAaccgaacccttcggtaaccgcaaaaaagggaccccttacgatcggacttccgaaatttcaaacataatgtgcgttactttcaacacttgagtatcataagaaaacccgtgggcaaaaggtaaaaagtgatttgagtacccaaaattactttgtatcttttctacatacgaatgaaggctgacctgggggataaccgctaaacCGCTAAGCGACCCTTCGGtaaccccttacgatcggacttccgaaatttcaaacaaaatgtgcgttactttcaacacttgagtatcatagtaaaacccgtgggcaaaaggtaaaaagtgatttgagtacccaaaattactttgtaacttttctacatacgaatgaaggctcacctgggggattaccgctaaccgctaagcgaacccttcggtaaccgcaaaaaagcgaccccttacgatcggacttccgaaatttcaaacaaaatgtgcgttactttcaactcttgaatattatagtaaaacccgtgggcaaaaggtaaaaagtgatttgagtacccaaaattactttgtaacttttctacatacgaatgaaggctgacctgggggataaccgctaaccgctaagcgaacccttcggtaaccgcaaaaaagcgaccccttacgataggacttccgaaatttcaaacaaaatgtgcgttactttcaacacttgagtagaCACTTTTACATACATCTACGTGGAAAGGCTGGAAGAATGCTCAATATTTTCATGTCTTGGAGCAGTGTAAATAGCATCATCTTATCAATATGGTGAAAATACTCATTGGTGAAAAAGCACCACCCAGCGTCTTTCTCAAGAGCAACAGGTGCAACACTGAGATGtcgaatcagcaccaaggatatcGCCCATCTTTGCCTTTTCCGGGGTTGGCGGCAGGTATCAATGTTTGgtttatgtaaattgaaaaaaaaaacgaattttagcGTAACAATGGTGGTCAGTGACTCATCTACCGACTCATAATTTGTTAACATTATAATAGTTTCATGGATTATACAGAGTATTGCTTTTTCTAGCcattccgcgagagaaagtagtccatTCCATGAACGCGGAGCGGCTTGACTATTTTGCAGACAGCTTGCTGGGGGAATAGACCAAAAGTCTATTATCTAGTTGATATAACTATCCAACCTTCTTTATGGGCCTGTTTACAATATCGAATTGTCGTTTAATGGGGAGATAGTACCAAGTTTATTCACCGCCACAACCCGGTTGTTATTCTTGTGGTCATCCGCGGTACCGAACAGGAATGATGAAACGAtcgttgtattaaaaaaaatgctaacaTGTTCTTATGTGTACAATCAAAAAGATCAAGTCAAGTAGATTACCTCTGCCCGTTCACAAACAACAGTCTAAAGTCTAAAGAGGGGCTTAAACCTTAGAAATAAGCCAACGCAATATTTGTTTGGGACAATTTCTTTCAGTTCTAACAGAGACAATCCAGGATCATTCCTCCTTGCGTTCGATTTTTCGTTCTGTTTACCCTGGTTACCATGGACACGGGTTCCACACAGATGACAAGTTCCAGTCCGTGAACTaggtaagaaaatttgttttctctttTTAAAACGAAGAAAATGGGTTGAATTACTAGTAAAAAGTCACAAGTCTTTGCCTAGTTTTACGTCTAGCTGTTGTGTACACACCACAAATGTAGTAAGAGCTCTTAAAAGTCCGAAGGTTTTGGCTACACACATGTATAAAGCAGGAACAAATTCATTCTGCTGTTCGGGACTAACTTTTCAAGGTCAATTCTACACTTAGTAGAAGGGAGtaagttttgtttgtaaatgttgatatatCTGATATGCTGAAATATCTGCAAGCATATTAACGTATTGTAGCTGTGGATTAAATCGGAGACACTAAGGAATATCTAACAGATTTTGACTTTATTAACGCCCCGCACTTTCTAGGTCTGACGTTCTGACAAGTCGAGAATTTGCGACAGtttgttttctgaacttccgAAGTGTACGCGACTGTGTCGACGTGAGGAAATATGACAACGTTGTCAAAAGAAGATGGGAGAAGTGTTGAGCGAAAGATGAAGGTAAGTTGTCCATTCCTTGTCGGTCATTtccgaaaataaaaaaaaaacgttcaacTTTCTAGTTGGGAACACACGGATACCGATTCTCTTTTGCACCCCAGTTACACCCGATCGTTGCATTTATTTTCCTCTTACTTTTTCAACGACTATTCAGAGATTTCTGACAAGTTGACCCAACTACACAAACTTTCATATATTTCCATAGGTTACTTTTATTAATTCTATAATCAACATGTTCACCTTTTGACCTTCTTTTTCTTACCCTTTGCTTTTCCTTgctctgttgtgttgtgtttgtgtttgtgttctcATTCCAGCCTGTTCCCTTTCCTACTCTCAGCAGAGTCAGGGAGGAGAAGCAGCAACCTCCTTTAGCCAGTAAGAAACTGTTTAGTCAGTTTATGATGtcgttatgatgatgatgatttcagaAGTAGCCAGTGTTCACaacaatcagaaaaaaacaatgggGAGGGATGGCCAAATACATATATTTCAGCCCACAccaatacaatttttacagttactcaagcaacttgatgaAATTTGGagacagatgtttcagacagtctATTGTAAGTGAGTGGAAAAGAATCTGTAACATATCAATTCAGATTTTTGCTTTTAATCCTGATTCTCCATTAACTCTATGTACACTGACTGGAGACAGTggaatgctgtctgaaacatctgaccattgctaaattctatccagttgcttgagtaacagttgCTGTTACTTTACATGTCTTactttacctggatgtctaaccttcatcaacatgtcCTGACTGGTAAGGTCTTGAACCATGGTATTGACTCAGTGTGGCCTTTATATATTCATGTATAAGGAGCAGTTGTATTTTTCCCAATACATGGccacaaacatttcaactgTAATGTGAAAGGACTTACTTGTAAAATCAGCCTCTATGCCTTCAAATTGTCACTGAGAAGGCAAAGTTTACACAATATAATGGAATTCTGCATTTGAACTCTGAGTAAAAGTAGAAACAGCATATATTTAAGGTATGTTTGCAAGGATATTACTGTAACATCACTTTAACTGTCTCTATCTGTTATTCCAGCAGTCTGAGGAGAGATACATATTCTACAGTCCAGGAGACGCTGTATGCTCTTCACAAGTAAGTAACTTTATATGTAGAAAGAACCTATAATGGCACCATGGATAATGCATTGTTGCTAATGTTTGGCAATATCCAATTGCTATTTCAGAGTAATACAGTTTCAGAACAGCTTTGCTTGAATTACAGCTTGCACTTTATCACATCTGTTAGTGCCACATactttcctttgtttgtttactagACTCACATGATTTGTGGGATACCCATATGGATTGTCTGTATGAAGTCACACGATGCTTTGTACATCAATTCCTCAACACTTGTTATTCTTATTCCAGATTGTTTCTCGAGAAAAAGGAAGATGGCTCCCCATTTAACAGGTAAGACTATGGTTTCTGTGTGGGGATTTCTTCTGAGGTAAACATTAGAATGTAAAATGTAGTCATAGGCTGCATCAATGAAGGTATTTATTCGACATATGCATCCAGTTAATCTACCTGAAACCtcagaccatttccaaaattatatccagttgattgtcaaggagtaattgctatttgacgTAGTCAGGCTGATTTCagacttcctttttttctcattagAAAAAAAGAGACCATATGTACCTTTTAGAAGACCCCCAAATACTCATATAATACTATTAATAATAGTTCTTGTCTTCCTTGTCATCAATGTTTTTCCATCTATTGGATGCAGAAAATgttcttgtccttggtgctgaatgaaaaTCTGCTGCATGTGTGCATGAGCACatcatgtctgtgtgtgtgcgcacatgCACAAGTGTAtctatttttgtgtgtatctAATGTATGTAACCtgtatgtatgttatatatacataatataacattgtgtgtgtgtgtctgtatgtgtgtgtttgtatctgtgtgtgtgtttgtgtgtgtgtatgtctgtgttgtgcatttgtgtgtgtgtgtgtgtgcatatgtgtgtgtgtgcgtgtgtgtgtgtgtgtgtgtgttagagagagggagagagaggaaTGGGCATTTTCCAGCTTGCCAGCTTGTTTGAAAGCAAATAGACTAATCCTTCCTAATTTACAGGGAGGCTGCAGAGCTTGTAGAGCTGGCTCAAGAGTAAGTTAACAGATCACTTTTAATTTCTTATTGCCATTTAAGTCAGCAAATATCCAATACTACAATCAAATACTTCACTGACATTGTATCAAACTAATAtctaagaggaagagtatgtgTAACACACCCGCTTTGTAAGCATAAGGTGCTAGCTTATAGATATATAATGTTAAAGAGAGAGCATTAATAAAGTCTATCATAGGAAAATTGTGTTTGCAAAGTCATTGACAGAATTGATTGTTTTGAATTCTCTCCCCCAAACAGGCAAGCTGAAGCTGCTGAGGATGACCTGGTCAGGACGTCCTTCCATAATGCAGAACTGCAGATGCTACTAACTGATGAGAAGCTGTGAGTCTTTCAGTCTTTATCATTTTCTACTGTTTGATTTCTACCATGTATTTAGTTCTGTTTCTACTGCCTTTAAAagtccttatacccctgtcacattatccacaatctttgggcgtatcgatggaagatcggccatatttaagattgacagagggttgcacttatttttcacctgaaaactgtctttgtcacatataagccatactttgtaccttatTGTTGTGCACTGAAATTATTATCGTAAGTGAGGCTTAGGCAATTGCCACAGAATCATTGTCCGATCAATTTTTGCTTAATGTGACGGGTATTCTAAGGCCCCTTCCTCCTCTCCGTCAAGTATCTCCAAGTTTCTTGCACTCACGATGATACATCTGATGACCACAGTGACTGTAAAAATCCTGAACGTCCAGTGTTGATAAGATAGACCttcttgaaaaatgttttaatttgCAGTTTTTAGAGGCTGTGACTAGAATGGTATTATACTATATGATCTGACACAATGAGCAATTTTGTATACTCACTACAATTTATGTCAATGCATATTGTACATTTCATTATTACAGACAAGCAGATGATGCAAAGGTCCAGCATGAAAGGTAAGAACAATTTTTAGCTCTTCAGTTTTGGTCCATTCTTTCAGATCTTGCAGTAATTGTAAGGCACTTAATAATGTAAGTTTTTCCCATACCAGCATTCCATAACATTTTGTATCCATTGCAATAAATGCTTTTATTAAACCATATGATTTGTTCTCAAATACAGGGAGCTCTCTCAGGCCCATGCAGACCTAGAAATGTGAGTAGTTGTTTGACTTTTGTCCTTAAAATATATTTGTTGTAGTCAAGAATGACCATTCTAAGTATTATATATGAAATTGATAGGAAAGACTCATTTTGCATAAGGTGATTTCTCCTGAAAATAATCAAATGGAAGTTTTTGTGAAGAGACATCATATTAAGCAACATGGATTCACGCGCCTTAGTTATCATAAGATATAAGTTAAGGAAACCTTACACCTAAACAAATAAAAAGGGCTATTGATAAACAATTGTTTTCATAAACACATTATAATAGAGTGTACTTCGTCATCTCTATCTATTAGGGCCATCTGCGACCTACAGGAGGAAAAAAACAGGTTTGTAATTATTTTAACTTCTTTATGTACTTTTCAGTTTTGTATCTTGTGGAAAAATAGTAGTACTTGTCCaacaaataattttgtttgaaaatttcaggaagaaatgaaaactttgtttgcacTAATTCTAtcttagttttaaaaaaagcagTCCATTTTGTATTTGCTTGCTTTTATTAAGTTAATGACGAATTGTATTGTTGATACCTGTTTACTATTCATACCCCCTGTAGTGAGTGTATATACCTCATATCTTGTCTGCACCATGTATTGTGTCCTTACCCTTGAAGAGTCCAATGTATTACCCCAGTAATGTCCATGTCCCCTGGAGTGCCAGACATCGTACACCATTAAAAATAACTGTGCTGTCTATAGCCCCTGTGTACTCCCTGTGGTGTCCAAACTGCCCACAGTGTCAGTATAGCCCCTTACGTATCCATGATTTATCCACTGTTTTGTTACTCAGTACAATAACACAAGGACTGCTCCAGAATAGGAGAGAGGTCTTTTCTTATActtcaggtgtttttttttgtgtcagCAGTATCTGTAGATGCTGtgaattttttcttgttgtaaaAACTGTGCACCAGTTTACATTCCAATCATCATTATCTGCACCAGGAGTGCCCAGAAGCACCTCGAGATTGACTGTTTGAAGGCACAGGTGTCAGTCCTGAAGTCAGGAGGGGCCCGGTGAGTTATCTTCTGTGTCTTTTGGCAACACTTCAGGGGTGCTTTTTATTACATagcatgaaatatttatattttgcaTTAGTTGCTTTAATATAACAGCTTGACTAAAGGTAGAATTATAGATAAGCTTATATTTGATGTCTTAATTATTTCCAGTTTCAGCAGTAGACATGAAGCCAGAGCCCACATCTCACTTGAAGAGGCAGAAGGGATGGCATACAGGATCGCAGAGCTGGAAGTCCTGTTGGAGGAACAGAGGAAGTGGGTTGACTCAATATGAGAAATATATGACACTTTTATTTTGTCAACATTCTTCCCTGggcctgtttgtgtttgtgactTCACTGCAAATCCAGGCTCACGTCTTGGTGTGCTTTGTCCCAATTTCAATTTTGCTGTTGACATTTTCATGTACTTTCCAATTGGGATGTGATTAAAACTTGATTAatgaaaatgattaattttATGGCATTTTATGTTGCCCTACAGTGAAAACATCAAGCTGACAGCACAGTTACAACAGTCTAAAGAAGAGAGGCTGCCAGCTGTCACAGAACAACAAGACCcctctttcctgcctgagtgcttcctaACCCACTGCCCCTCACCTATTGATgaggaagagatgctgccagcagacatggaacgcaaagaggactctttcctgcctgagtgcttcctggcccACTGCCCCTCACCAATGGACGACAAGGATAATATgctgccagcagacatggaacGCAAAGAgaactctttcctgcctgagtgcttcctggccTACAGCGCCTCACCAATGAATGACAATGAGGAAGGgctgccagcagacatggaatgcaaagaggactctttcctgcctgagtgcttctTGGCCTGCAGCGCCTCACCAATGAATGACAAGGATGATATgctgccagcagacatggaacgcaaagaggactctttcctgcctgagtgcttctTGGCCTGCAGCGCCTCACCAATGAATGACAATGAGGAAGGgctgccagcagacatggaatgcaaagaggactctttcctgcctgagtgcttctTGGCCTGCAGCGCCTCACCAATGAATGACAAGGATGATATgctgccagcagacatggaatgcaaagaggactctttcctgcctgagtgcttcctaGCCCGCTGCCCCTCACCAATGGATGATGAGGAGGAGATGCTGACCTATGACATGAACATGGACATTGCTCCCCTCTTGGAAGAGCTGCTCATCAACTCCAGCTCTCTCCTGCAAGCAGATTCAGTGGCAGCCTTAGATCAGGAGTCGCAGGACATTTTGTGTCTATCTGAACTGCTGAGTTCAACGTCTCCTGCGAGCTTGACAGCATCGTGTGATGGACGTCAGGCAAAATCTCAAGACACCAAAATGGTAAAGTCGCAAGCTTCAGTGAACAAGGTGACATGCAGTGGACTTCTTCGGTCTATGCTACAAGAGGCGCATGAGATCTTGTGTCTTAGTGAAAAGTTGAGCACACTGTCAGCTCACCATGACAAGACAGAGCCAATCAAAGTGAAGAATGGCCAGGTTGTGAAGACAGAGCTTCCCACAGAGGCGACCTACTGGACAACAGTGGAGCCTTGCCAGGGGTCATGTTGTTACACAACCACTTACATCAGCAGCAACAAGGACATTACAGTCTACCAACAGCTGTGAACTGTTCCACTGTTCTGTAATGAATTGTTCGTGATATGAAAGCATATGCTGTCAAAGTGATAGTATGATGATATATTCCAATGTGTTTTCCCGAGGTCTTATTTGTAAACAAGGAGAGATCTGACAACAATTTTatcaagaaatgaaaaatatatatttgtaagCAAGGAGAGATCTGACAATAATTTTatcaagaaatgaaaaatatatatatactgtaagtACAATcttatcaaatattttcaacatgcgAGATGCTCTATTTTCAAGCCAAGCAATCTTATGTGATGTTGTTTGTCACAATTGCTGTGAAGGAGACATGCAATCTGACAATACAATGTGTGAAGTGTGTACAGGGCTGCGCTGTATTCCTTGTTCTCACAGTTTATGGCTGCTACACATTTTATGACTAGTCTTTACATTGAACGATCTTATTGATACGTCTATAACTGCAGGCTATGCTGAGTCAGAGGTTCCCGGAAGCAAGACAAAGACAGGTTGCCCCCGAAAAATTCAGCCCAAATCAAGCATTTTGAAAAGGACATCAATGGACAGAGATGCTTCTTGTTGCACATAATAGCATTGAAACTTAAAGTGTTGGTTGGAAGCGTTAGCCTTTCACAACAGTCTACGGAAAATATAAACTCCACGACTTCAATTGGTAAAATACGAAGGATACAAATCACTTACAATCTAATACTCTAAAAGATATTGTCTTGTCTgcaaaatgttttgaacattgtcATTCTTGATTGTGAATGGGCACATTTTAGTAACAAAATTCGATAAGCCTTAAAGATTAATGAACCCCTTTGCCATTCGCCATTTCCCCAAGGCCGAATTTTGGAGGCGGTCAAGAATGATGAGGAATTACAGTAATAAAGGGTTgatgccccgccccgaggtgtatatggtgagataatccctggtcaggtgcgataaccaccgaataaaccgaATGGGGGCATTTTAGGCCTGCCCCAAATTTCATCTCACATAACACCAGAACAGCTTACGCAAAAGCCACCAGATCTTGTGAGTtctcctaaaatattgttggcaacaatttcacgaagttttcaatttttttcaatattttcgtAACCGT from Branchiostoma floridae strain S238N-H82 unplaced genomic scaffold, Bfl_VNyyK Sc7u5tJ_1465, whole genome shotgun sequence encodes:
- the LOC118407778 gene encoding uncharacterized protein LOC118407778 isoform X3 yields the protein MTTLSKEDGRTVERKMKSQGGEAATSFSHSLRRDTGTVQETLYVLHKLFLKKREDGSPFNREAAELLELAQEQAEVAEDDLVRTSFHNAELQMLLTDEKLVAAELLELAQEQAEAAEDDLVRTSFHNAELQMLLTDEKLQADDAKVQHERELSQAHADLEMAICDLQEEKNRSAQKHLEIDCLKAQVSVLKSGGARFSSRHEARAHISLEEAEGMAYRIAELEVLLEEQRNENIKLTAQLQQSKEERLPAVTEQQDPSFLPECFLTHCPSPIDEEEMLPADMERKEDSFLPECFLAHCPSPMDDKDNMLPADMERKENSFLPECFLAYSASPMNDNEEGLPADMECKEDSFLPECFLACSASPMNDKDDMLPADMERKEDSFLPECFLACSASPMNDNEEGLPADMECKEDSFLPECFLACSASPMNDKDDMLPADMECKEDSFLPECFLARCPSPMDDEEEMLTYDMNMDIAPLLEELLINSSSLLQADSVAALDQESQDILCLSELLSSTSPASLTASCDGRQAKSQDTKMVKSQASVNKVTCSGLLRSMLQEAHEILCLSEKLSTLSAHHDKTEPIKVKNGQVVKTELPTEATYWTTVEPCQGSCCYTTTYISSNKDITVYQQL
- the LOC118407778 gene encoding uncharacterized protein LOC118407778 isoform X2; this translates as MTTLSKEDGRTVERKMKQSQGGEAATSFSHSLRRDTGTVQETLYVLHKLFLKKREDGSPFNREAAELLELAQEQAEVAEDDLVRTSFHNAELQMLLTDEKLVAAELLELAQEQAEAAEDDLVRTSFHNAELQMLLTDEKLQADDAKVQHERELSQAHADLEMAICDLQEEKNRSAQKHLEIDCLKAQVSVLKSGGARFSSRHEARAHISLEEAEGMAYRIAELEVLLEEQRNENIKLTAQLQQSKEERLPAVTEQQDPSFLPECFLTHCPSPIDEEEMLPADMERKEDSFLPECFLAHCPSPMDDKDNMLPADMERKENSFLPECFLAYSASPMNDNEEGLPADMECKEDSFLPECFLACSASPMNDKDDMLPADMERKEDSFLPECFLACSASPMNDNEEGLPADMECKEDSFLPECFLACSASPMNDKDDMLPADMECKEDSFLPECFLARCPSPMDDEEEMLTYDMNMDIAPLLEELLINSSSLLQADSVAALDQESQDILCLSELLSSTSPASLTASCDGRQAKSQDTKMVKSQASVNKVTCSGLLRSMLQEAHEILCLSEKLSTLSAHHDKTEPIKVKNGQVVKTELPTEATYWTTVEPCQGSCCYTTTYISSNKDITVYQQL
- the LOC118407778 gene encoding uncharacterized protein LOC118407778 isoform X19, whose translation is MLLTDEKLVAAELLELAQEQAEAAEDDLVRTSFHNAELQMLLTDEKLQADDAKVQHERELSQAHADLEMAICDLQEEKNRSAQKHLEIDCLKAQVSVLKSGGARFSSRHEARAHISLEEAEGMAYRIAELEVLLEEQRNENIKLTAQLQQSKEERLPAVTEQQDPSFLPECFLTHCPSPIDEEEMLPADMERKEDSFLPECFLAHCPSPMDDKDNMLPADMERKENSFLPECFLAYSASPMNDNEEGLPADMECKEDSFLPECFLACSASPMNDKDDMLPADMERKEDSFLPECFLACSASPMNDNEEGLPADMECKEDSFLPECFLACSASPMNDKDDMLPADMECKEDSFLPECFLARCPSPMDDEEEMLTYDMNMDIAPLLEELLINSSSLLQADSVAALDQESQDILCLSELLSSTSPASLTASCDGRQAKSQDTKMVKSQASVNKVTCSGLLRSMLQEAHEILCLSEKLSTLSAHHDKTEPIKVKNGQVVKTELPTEATYWTTVEPCQGSCCYTTTYISSNKDITVYQQL
- the LOC118407778 gene encoding uncharacterized protein LOC118407778 isoform X16; this encodes MTTLSKEDGRTVERKMKQSQGGEAATSFSHSLRRDTGTVQETLYVLHKLFLKKREDGSPFNRQAEAAEDDLVRTSFHNAELQMLLTDEKLQADDAKVQHERELSQAHADLEMAICDLQEEKNRSAQKHLEIDCLKAQVSVLKSGGARFSSRHEARAHISLEEAEGMAYRIAELEVLLEEQRNENIKLTAQLQQSKEERLPAVTEQQDPSFLPECFLTHCPSPIDEEEMLPADMERKEDSFLPECFLAHCPSPMDDKDNMLPADMERKENSFLPECFLAYSASPMNDNEEGLPADMECKEDSFLPECFLACSASPMNDKDDMLPADMERKEDSFLPECFLACSASPMNDNEEGLPADMECKEDSFLPECFLACSASPMNDKDDMLPADMECKEDSFLPECFLARCPSPMDDEEEMLTYDMNMDIAPLLEELLINSSSLLQADSVAALDQESQDILCLSELLSSTSPASLTASCDGRQAKSQDTKMVKSQASVNKVTCSGLLRSMLQEAHEILCLSEKLSTLSAHHDKTEPIKVKNGQVVKTELPTEATYWTTVEPCQGSCCYTTTYISSNKDITVYQQL